One stretch of Chitinophagales bacterium DNA includes these proteins:
- a CDS encoding type B 50S ribosomal protein L31, whose amino-acid sequence MKQGIHPENYRLVVFKDISNDEAFITRSCAPSKETITWEDGNEYPLVKLEISNTSHPFFTGKMKFVDTAGRIDKFNKKYSRKK is encoded by the coding sequence ATGAAACAAGGAATTCATCCGGAAAATTATAGATTAGTTGTGTTTAAAGACATTTCTAATGATGAAGCTTTTATAACACGTTCTTGTGCTCCATCTAAAGAAACTATTACTTGGGAAGATGGTAATGAGTATCCTTTAGTAAAATTAGAAATTTCTAATACTTCGCATCCTTTCTTTACAGGTAAAATGAAGTTTGTAGATACTGCGGGTAGAATAGATAAATTCAACAAAAAATACTCAAGAAAGAAATAA
- a CDS encoding DUF2795 domain-containing protein, whose amino-acid sequence MFWTLELATYLEDAPWPSTKDDLIDFAIRSGSPVEVIENLQELEDDDEVYEGIEDIWPDYPTKDDFFFDEEEY is encoded by the coding sequence ATGTTTTGGACATTAGAATTAGCAACATACTTAGAAGATGCACCTTGGCCATCTACAAAAGATGACTTAATTGATTTTGCAATACGTTCCGGTTCGCCAGTAGAAGTTATTGAAAATCTACAGGAATTAGAAGATGATGATGAAGTTTATGAAGGAATAGAAGATATTTGGCCCGATTATCCAACAAAAGACGATTTCTTTTTTGACGAAGAAGAATATTAG
- a CDS encoding Crp/Fnr family transcriptional regulator → MNHFTLQSYLSANIDIDNQKLQELLSKCAIKLYKSGSFLLKEGEKSQFSFFVEKGLLRQYSIDNKGKEHIIQFAPEKWFLADRESVYLKQPSSYFIQALEDTEVFLIEEKLMDKLSASDNNFMRFNNQLLHKHIASLQKRITQLQSATAEERYLDFIKTYPDILLRVPQTMVASYLGITPESLSRIRKGLAEKNYNSSC, encoded by the coding sequence ATGAATCACTTTACACTACAATCATATTTATCTGCAAACATTGATATAGATAATCAAAAATTGCAAGAATTATTATCTAAATGTGCTATTAAACTGTATAAAAGTGGTTCGTTTTTGCTAAAAGAAGGAGAGAAAAGTCAATTTTCTTTCTTTGTAGAAAAGGGACTGCTTCGCCAATATTCCATAGATAATAAGGGGAAAGAACACATTATACAATTTGCTCCTGAAAAATGGTTTTTGGCAGATAGAGAAAGCGTATATCTCAAGCAGCCCTCATCCTATTTTATACAGGCTTTAGAAGATACGGAAGTGTTTTTAATAGAAGAAAAGCTAATGGACAAACTTTCTGCTTCGGACAATAATTTTATGCGTTTTAATAATCAACTTTTGCACAAGCATATAGCAAGCCTGCAAAAGAGAATAACGCAACTACAAAGTGCTACTGCCGAAGAACGCTACTTAGATTTTATAAAAACTTATCCAGATATACTGCTGCGTGTACCGCAAACTATGGTAGCTTCATACCTTGGTATTACTCCGGAAAGTTTAAGCCGTATAAGGAAAGGTTTAGCGGAAAAGAATTATAACTCATCCTGTTAG
- a CDS encoding helix-turn-helix domain-containing protein has translation MFYQNENTLLSSENKKIILGLKIKSFRKKLNLTAQELAKESGLSNSYLNEIEKGRKYPKKDKLLALADALKIKEEELTSLKLPKEYASFELLLKTNILSELPLDLLGLDLNNIIDVLSNSPTKISAFLNTIIEIARNHDMETEYFYFSVLRSYQELEDNYFKEIEHQANNFRSTHHLSLNIKIESSVLKSLLIEEYNYKFDILPNDIQNVRSVCKGNTLYLNKDLNEHQLLFVLGREIAFNFMKLKPRPLVTTFFNGAGFSEIFNNFQASYFATALLLPEEKMVEDLKVFFSKTKWDAALFEKMIDSLGVSAEMYMHRLTNILPTFFNLKSLFFLRLSKPKERDSFNITKELHLGRLHNPHAISKELHYCRRWVSVQSIKELEAKMEKTNDVDTVVIDAQISDYYDSRDKYFIISVARPMYPVSGFSTSVSVGIYIDKIFNPKIAFAQDKDIKIKKVNENCEMCAIADCKQRAATASIYQRKQRVQNLNRNIQNFLKK, from the coding sequence TTGTTTTATCAAAACGAAAATACCCTGCTTAGCTCAGAAAATAAAAAGATAATACTTGGTTTAAAGATTAAAAGCTTTAGAAAAAAACTCAATTTAACAGCTCAAGAGTTAGCTAAAGAGTCGGGCTTATCTAATTCTTATTTAAACGAAATAGAAAAAGGTAGAAAATACCCCAAAAAAGATAAACTTTTGGCATTGGCAGATGCTTTAAAAATTAAGGAAGAAGAACTTACCTCATTAAAACTTCCTAAAGAATATGCTTCTTTTGAATTGCTGTTAAAAACAAATATACTTTCCGAGCTCCCCTTAGATTTATTGGGTTTAGATTTGAATAACATTATAGATGTTTTATCCAATTCACCAACAAAAATAAGTGCCTTTTTAAATACAATTATTGAAATAGCTCGTAATCATGATATGGAAACGGAGTATTTTTATTTTTCTGTATTGCGATCTTATCAAGAGTTAGAAGATAATTATTTTAAAGAAATTGAGCATCAAGCAAACAATTTTAGAAGTACTCACCATTTATCATTGAATATAAAAATTGAAAGTTCTGTCTTGAAATCTTTGTTGATTGAGGAGTATAATTATAAATTTGACATTTTGCCCAACGATATTCAAAATGTTCGTTCGGTATGTAAAGGAAATACTCTCTATTTGAATAAAGATTTAAACGAGCATCAATTATTGTTTGTATTGGGAAGAGAAATTGCTTTTAATTTTATGAAATTGAAGCCACGACCTTTAGTTACTACTTTTTTTAACGGTGCAGGTTTTTCTGAAATATTTAATAATTTTCAAGCTTCATATTTTGCTACAGCTTTGTTATTACCAGAAGAAAAAATGGTTGAAGATTTAAAAGTTTTTTTTAGCAAAACTAAATGGGATGCTGCATTATTTGAAAAAATGATAGATAGTTTAGGTGTTTCTGCCGAAATGTATATGCACCGTTTGACGAATATTTTACCTACTTTTTTCAATCTAAAATCCTTGTTTTTCCTCCGTCTTTCTAAGCCAAAAGAAAGAGATAGTTTTAATATAACAAAAGAATTGCATTTGGGCAGACTGCACAATCCGCATGCTATAAGCAAAGAGCTACACTATTGCAGAAGGTGGGTTAGCGTACAATCTATTAAAGAATTAGAAGCTAAAATGGAAAAAACAAACGATGTAGATACCGTAGTAATTGATGCTCAAATATCAGATTATTACGATAGCAGAGATAAGTATTTTATTATTTCGGTGGCTCGTCCTATGTACCCTGTTAGTGGATTTAGCACCAGTGTTAGCGTAGGAATTTATATAGATAAAATTTTCAACCCAAAAATTGCTTTTGCACAGGATAAAGACATAAAAATTAAAAAAGTTAATGAAAACTGTGAAATGTGTGCTATTGCAGACTGTAAACAGCGTGCCGCCACCGCTTCAATTTATCAAAGAAAACAGCGTGTGCAGAACTTAAACCGCAATATTCAGAACTTTTTGAAAAAATAA
- a CDS encoding type 1 periplasmic binding fold superfamily protein translates to MKKFFITATVFLVLLASCEKDPHEHNDEELITTLKVDFTNTQSGAVSTLLFQDLDGDGGDAPVITADNLAANASYTVALSVLNESESPADNITAEIQEEAVDHQFFFEKSSGLNLNFSYNDADENGKPIGLSNTATTGVASNGTLTVTLRHQPDKGASGVSAGDITNAGGASDIEVTFNVVVQ, encoded by the coding sequence ATGAAAAAATTTTTTATTACAGCAACCGTTTTTTTAGTCTTATTGGCTTCGTGCGAAAAAGACCCACATGAACACAATGATGAAGAACTAATAACAACACTGAAAGTTGATTTTACTAATACGCAAAGTGGAGCAGTTAGTACATTATTGTTTCAAGATTTAGATGGAGATGGGGGAGATGCACCTGTAATTACAGCAGATAATTTAGCAGCTAATGCATCTTACACCGTAGCACTTAGCGTTTTAAATGAAAGTGAATCGCCAGCCGATAATATTACTGCGGAGATACAGGAAGAAGCTGTAGACCACCAGTTTTTCTTTGAAAAAAGCAGTGGTTTAAACTTAAATTTTAGCTATAATGATGCAGATGAAAATGGGAAACCAATAGGTTTATCTAATACAGCTACAACAGGAGTAGCAAGCAATGGTACTTTAACGGTAACACTTAGACATCAACCAGACAAAGGTGCTTCCGGTGTTTCGGCAGGAGATATTACTAATGCAGGAGGAGCTTCAGATATTGAAGTTACTTTTAATGTAGTAGTACAATAG
- a CDS encoding helix-hairpin-helix domain-containing protein: MFKFFKEYFNLSNNEQRGVIALLLIIILVFIAPKLFTLFKPAEEIPADNTKILAQFNTPQDSTEIDAFNEEIESSASSQKLFPFNPNTVSKNQLIELGFTEKTASTLLNYRNKGGKFYKKEDLKKVYGVSDNLYNDLKDYIVLDNKKVEKITAATEHKNETTAEKTKEKETLESSNEKIYVNINTADSTELRKIKGIGAVFAGRIIKYRDLLGGFNNKEQLLEVYGMKPEMYENIAPQVYTNGKIKTININKADWKTLKNHPYLSTEKASIISKYVKTHGAVKNINEIINTSIFSQSEIDKITPYLSIE, from the coding sequence GTGTTTAAATTCTTTAAAGAATATTTTAATTTAAGTAATAATGAGCAGCGAGGCGTTATAGCTTTACTGCTCATTATTATTTTAGTGTTTATTGCACCTAAATTATTCACACTTTTCAAACCTGCCGAAGAAATACCTGCTGATAACACCAAAATTTTAGCACAGTTTAATACTCCGCAAGACAGTACAGAAATAGATGCTTTTAATGAAGAAATAGAATCATCTGCCTCATCTCAAAAGCTCTTTCCTTTTAACCCAAATACTGTTAGTAAAAATCAATTAATAGAACTTGGTTTTACAGAAAAAACAGCTTCTACCCTGCTTAATTATAGAAACAAAGGCGGAAAATTTTATAAAAAAGAAGACTTAAAAAAGGTGTATGGCGTTTCGGATAATTTATATAATGACCTTAAAGATTATATTGTTTTAGACAATAAAAAAGTAGAAAAAATCACCGCTGCAACAGAGCATAAAAACGAAACCACAGCAGAAAAAACCAAGGAAAAAGAAACTTTAGAAAGTAGCAATGAAAAAATATACGTAAACATAAATACTGCCGATTCTACAGAATTAAGGAAAATAAAAGGTATAGGAGCTGTTTTTGCCGGCAGAATAATAAAATACAGAGATTTGCTGGGTGGATTTAATAATAAAGAGCAACTTTTAGAAGTTTATGGAATGAAGCCGGAAATGTATGAAAACATTGCTCCACAGGTTTATACCAATGGCAAAATAAAAACAATAAATATTAATAAAGCAGATTGGAAAACATTGAAAAACCATCCTTATCTTAGTACCGAAAAAGCAAGTATTATTAGCAAATATGTTAAAACCCACGGAGCTGTAAAAAACATTAATGAAATAATAAATACTTCTATTTTTTCGCAAAGTGAAATAGATAAAATAACACCTTATTTAAGTATAGAATAA
- a CDS encoding cob(I)yrinic acid a,c-diamide adenosyltransferase, with the protein MKIYTKTGDLGETSLYGGKRMSKANIKIDAYGTVDELNAHIGLVKDVCGEIQHDILLKIQENLFVIGAFLATPADKENKFFENVNEKDIEVLEKQIDLMNESLKPLTKFILPGGHQYVSSCHIARTVCRRAERIVVDLSSVENVNPLIVKYLNRLSDYIFVLSRFLASKLSVNEIEWLPKKNK; encoded by the coding sequence ATGAAAATATATACAAAAACGGGCGATTTAGGCGAAACTTCTTTATATGGAGGCAAACGGATGTCAAAAGCTAATATTAAAATAGATGCTTACGGAACGGTAGATGAACTAAATGCTCATATAGGTTTAGTTAAAGATGTTTGTGGTGAGATACAGCACGATATACTGCTAAAAATTCAAGAGAATTTATTTGTAATAGGAGCTTTTTTGGCTACTCCGGCAGATAAGGAAAATAAGTTTTTTGAAAATGTGAATGAAAAAGACATTGAAGTCTTAGAAAAACAGATAGATTTAATGAATGAATCGCTAAAACCACTAACAAAATTTATTTTACCGGGTGGACATCAATATGTTTCTTCATGCCATATAGCAAGAACAGTGTGTAGGAGAGCCGAAAGAATAGTGGTGGATTTAAGTAGTGTAGAAAATGTTAATCCATTGATAGTGAAATACTTAAATAGACTTTCAGATTACATTTTTGTTCTTTCAAGATTTTTGGCAAGCAAATTGAGTGTAAATGAAATTGAATGGCTTCCTAAAAAGAATAAATAA
- a CDS encoding TonB-dependent receptor: MKYLFILVILPFSLVSQNCNIVVKGKVIDNHDNENLEFASIVLGEGNNFTYSDENGFFQLENVCEGSYHITVNHLGCEQLQFYTTIKKDTFITIKMEHHAELLETITVSKKRNSNAANSTSNVQLKKELIDRKSGESLGKVIEGVTGVNNVETGNGISKPMIHGLFGNRIDIINNGFAVKGQNWGIEHAPEIDPFSVNDITIIKGASALKYSTRAMAGAILLNDKHLPTDKHVHGNYNFAGFLNGLKLSNSLTLEGGIKKSDIFKWRVQGSYTRAGDTKTPNYYLTNTGMESGGTSVQLGITKSKFITELSYKFYYLNTGILAGSHIGNTTDLQEAFHRNEPFATQPNFSYKINKPYQNVMHHTLNLSHKQFLEKGELTLTYNFQYNKRKEYDVRRSSEKPSLFLNMMSNNFSADYENEIKKWKYNIGMQYENTSNFNSPELNVKPLIPNYLRNKIAPYFINSYELNKITFDLGLRYELEFLSAKYYDNKVVKNPKHTFNNISTNVGFNYSVFKNTQWRLNLAYVKRSPEINELYSNGLHHGAAAIERGDSTIQNEQLLSFSTSFTYSKPNRVSIELSPYYQYFFNYIDLVLQQNVELTIRGAFPVYNFKASRAQIWGFDIGMQTHVYQNLVWKLKSAIVRGKNLDNDNNLSFMPADYLENALQYSFPIKKHEMQVEVGVKNVWQQIRTPQFDFVDAPKGYTLLNAAVGGKIRMKKTSLMWQLEADNILNTSYRNYLNRWRYYADEIGTQLVLRTKIDF, from the coding sequence GTGAAATACCTTTTCATTTTAGTAATATTGCCATTTTCTTTAGTAAGCCAAAACTGTAATATAGTTGTAAAAGGCAAGGTTATAGATAATCATGACAATGAAAATCTTGAATTTGCATCTATAGTTTTGGGCGAAGGAAATAATTTTACTTATTCTGATGAAAATGGGTTTTTTCAGTTAGAAAACGTATGCGAAGGTTCGTACCATATTACGGTTAATCATTTGGGATGCGAGCAGTTGCAATTTTACACAACCATAAAAAAAGATACATTTATTACCATAAAAATGGAGCATCATGCAGAACTGCTTGAAACAATAACCGTATCTAAAAAGAGAAATTCAAATGCTGCCAACAGTACTTCAAATGTTCAGTTGAAAAAGGAATTAATAGATAGAAAATCGGGCGAATCATTAGGAAAAGTAATAGAAGGTGTAACTGGCGTAAATAATGTAGAAACAGGAAACGGAATAAGCAAACCTATGATTCATGGTTTGTTTGGCAATAGAATAGATATTATAAACAATGGTTTTGCCGTAAAAGGGCAAAATTGGGGGATAGAACACGCTCCGGAAATTGATCCTTTTTCTGTTAATGATATTACCATAATTAAAGGAGCTTCGGCTTTAAAATATTCTACCAGAGCAATGGCAGGAGCTATACTTTTAAATGATAAGCACCTACCTACAGATAAGCACGTGCATGGCAATTATAATTTTGCCGGATTTTTAAATGGTTTAAAACTGTCTAACAGCCTTACTTTAGAAGGAGGAATAAAAAAATCGGATATTTTTAAGTGGCGAGTTCAAGGGAGCTATACAAGGGCTGGCGATACTAAAACGCCCAACTATTATTTAACCAACACAGGTATGGAATCGGGAGGGACATCGGTACAGTTAGGTATTACTAAAAGTAAATTTATAACGGAATTAAGCTATAAATTTTATTACTTAAACACAGGGATTTTAGCCGGTTCGCATATAGGCAACACTACAGATTTGCAAGAAGCATTTCATAGAAACGAGCCTTTTGCTACACAGCCCAATTTCAGCTATAAAATTAATAAACCGTATCAAAATGTAATGCACCATACGCTTAATTTATCTCATAAACAGTTTCTTGAAAAAGGGGAGTTGACTTTAACCTACAATTTTCAATACAACAAAAGGAAAGAATATGACGTGCGTAGAAGCTCAGAAAAACCTTCTTTGTTTTTAAATATGATGAGCAATAATTTTTCTGCCGATTATGAAAATGAAATAAAAAAATGGAAATATAATATTGGTATGCAATACGAAAATACTTCCAATTTTAATAGTCCTGAATTGAATGTTAAGCCTCTTATACCTAATTATTTAAGAAACAAAATAGCACCATACTTTATTAATAGTTATGAGCTTAATAAAATTACTTTTGATTTAGGGTTAAGATATGAATTAGAGTTTTTATCTGCTAAATATTACGATAATAAAGTAGTAAAAAATCCTAAACATACTTTTAATAATATTTCTACAAATGTAGGCTTTAATTATTCTGTTTTTAAAAATACACAATGGCGGTTAAACTTAGCTTATGTTAAGCGTTCTCCAGAAATTAACGAACTATATAGCAATGGATTGCACCACGGAGCAGCAGCAATAGAAAGAGGAGATAGCACTATACAAAATGAGCAACTTTTATCTTTTTCTACAAGTTTTACTTATTCAAAACCCAATAGAGTTAGTATAGAATTAAGTCCATATTATCAATATTTCTTTAATTATATAGATTTGGTATTGCAGCAAAATGTAGAATTAACCATAAGAGGAGCTTTTCCCGTCTATAATTTTAAAGCTTCAAGAGCTCAAATATGGGGTTTTGATATAGGTATGCAAACTCATGTTTATCAAAATTTAGTGTGGAAATTGAAAAGTGCTATTGTTAGAGGCAAAAATTTAGATAACGATAACAACTTATCCTTTATGCCTGCCGATTATTTAGAAAATGCTTTGCAGTATAGTTTTCCTATAAAAAAACATGAAATGCAAGTAGAGGTGGGCGTTAAAAATGTTTGGCAGCAAATTAGAACACCACAGTTTGATTTTGTAGATGCTCCTAAAGGATATACCTTATTAAACGCAGCTGTAGGAGGTAAAATAAGAATGAAAAAAACCTCATTAATGTGGCAACTTGAAGCCGATAATATTTTAAATACATCATACAGAAATTATTTAAACCGCTGGAGATATTATGCCGATGAAATAGGTACACAACTGGTACTTAGAACTAAAATTGATTTTTAA
- a CDS encoding alanine:cation symporter family protein, with the protein MKKLITLIFTLSIFTLNFAQEHVGLDSKIDELFGIATGWFVKFIFWQIPISEGVGLNWVLIPLIVGALFFTLYFGFPNIRFLPLAIKTIRGDFEHVETDPNQPNISERDNPDTIRIEGTHGEVTHFQALTAALSATVGLGNIAGVAVAVVVGGAGATFWMIIAGLLGMSSKFVECTLGVKYRERNHHTGTIYGGPMYYLSKGMSDKGFKSFGKVLAVAFAILCIGGSFGGGNMFQANQAFEIFRNVTGGHESFIAGKGWIFGIAMALLVGAVIIGGIRRIAQVTEKIVPFMAVIYVGAALVIIFMNIKLVPEAVSAIVTKAFSPTAITGGFLGVLIQGFRRAAFSNEAGVGSAAIAHSAVKTKFPASEGLVALLEPFIDTVVICTITALVIVIGNLEGFYQFGGSDGGTLIAGTEKVLSGVELTNYVFETNIPNFQYILTGAVVLFAFSTMISWSYYGLQSWTYLFGKTKNTELTYKILFCVFVVIGAAAKMGNVLDFSDAMIFGMMVPNMIGLLFLYPKVKEELELYIKKIKEKRV; encoded by the coding sequence ATGAAAAAACTAATTACTTTAATTTTTACTCTAAGTATTTTTACCCTAAATTTTGCACAAGAACACGTAGGTTTAGACAGCAAAATAGATGAACTTTTTGGAATAGCTACGGGGTGGTTTGTCAAATTTATTTTTTGGCAAATTCCTATTAGCGAAGGTGTAGGTTTAAACTGGGTTTTAATTCCATTAATAGTGGGAGCTTTATTTTTTACTTTATACTTTGGGTTTCCCAATATCAGATTTCTTCCTTTGGCTATAAAAACCATTAGAGGAGATTTTGAACATGTAGAAACAGACCCTAATCAGCCCAATATTTCTGAAAGAGACAACCCTGATACGATAAGAATAGAAGGAACACATGGCGAAGTAACTCATTTTCAAGCCTTAACGGCAGCTTTGAGTGCCACGGTAGGCTTAGGAAACATTGCAGGAGTGGCGGTAGCCGTGGTGGTAGGTGGAGCCGGAGCCACTTTTTGGATGATAATTGCCGGATTGCTGGGTATGTCTTCAAAATTTGTGGAGTGTACTTTAGGGGTAAAATATAGAGAACGCAACCACCATACAGGCACTATTTATGGCGGACCTATGTATTATTTAAGCAAAGGAATGTCGGATAAAGGCTTTAAAAGTTTTGGTAAAGTTTTAGCAGTTGCTTTTGCCATTTTGTGTATAGGTGGTTCGTTTGGTGGGGGCAATATGTTTCAAGCTAATCAAGCTTTTGAAATATTTAGAAACGTAACAGGCGGACATGAAAGTTTTATAGCCGGTAAAGGGTGGATTTTTGGTATAGCTATGGCATTACTTGTAGGAGCTGTTATTATTGGAGGTATTAGAAGAATAGCCCAAGTTACAGAAAAAATAGTTCCTTTTATGGCGGTAATTTATGTAGGTGCAGCCTTAGTTATTATTTTTATGAATATTAAATTAGTTCCAGAAGCTGTGAGTGCCATAGTAACAAAAGCTTTCTCTCCTACAGCCATTACAGGTGGTTTTTTAGGCGTATTAATTCAAGGATTTAGAAGAGCAGCATTCTCAAACGAAGCAGGTGTAGGAAGTGCGGCTATTGCCCACTCTGCTGTAAAAACAAAATTTCCCGCCAGCGAAGGATTAGTAGCTTTGCTTGAGCCATTTATTGATACCGTAGTAATTTGTACTATTACCGCTTTAGTAATTGTAATAGGAAATTTAGAAGGATTTTATCAGTTTGGCGGTTCAGACGGTGGCACTTTAATAGCAGGAACAGAAAAAGTTTTATCGGGTGTAGAATTAACCAACTATGTTTTTGAAACCAATATTCCAAATTTCCAGTACATTCTTACGGGTGCCGTAGTTTTATTTGCGTTTAGCACCATGATTAGCTGGTCGTACTACGGACTACAGTCGTGGACATATTTGTTTGGTAAAACAAAAAATACCGAATTGACTTATAAAATTCTTTTTTGCGTATTTGTAGTTATAGGTGCCGCTGCAAAAATGGGAAATGTATTGGATTTTTCCGATGCTATGATTTTTGGAATGATGGTACCCAATATGATTGGATTGTTATTTTTATATCCTAAAGTGAAAGAAGAATTGGAACTTTATATTAAAAAAATAAAAGAAAAACGTGTTTAA
- a CDS encoding IS110 family transposase: MCKVIGIDISKQTFDVAFEEKNKWHHKVCKNNLKGFKELASYMDEDSRVVMEASGPYYLQLAMYIHKLGVKVSVVNPLVIRRYSQMKLLRAKTDKKDAQTIAEYGKEQKPSLWKPQDETIIHLRQIHTSLELLEKQIRQTKNQLEAFQSSGIICKEVKHELKQQIRTLEKRKQRLEEKMNELSEQEYSETLARLESIPGIGRKTAIMLTVITNNFKNFETSKQLIAYVGFSPRKYESGTSVRGKGHICKMGKAQIRKLLYLCSWSAKKCNKSCIEMYKRLKEKGKPERVIKIAIANKLIKQAFAIGKYERNYNENFQPNTCF, from the coding sequence ATGTGTAAAGTTATAGGAATAGACATTAGTAAACAAACATTTGATGTAGCATTTGAAGAAAAAAATAAATGGCATCATAAGGTTTGTAAAAACAATCTTAAAGGATTTAAAGAATTAGCATCTTATATGGATGAAGATAGTCGTGTTGTGATGGAAGCCAGTGGTCCATATTATTTACAATTAGCAATGTATATACATAAGTTAGGAGTTAAGGTAAGCGTAGTAAATCCATTAGTAATAAGAAGATATAGCCAAATGAAGCTATTACGAGCCAAAACAGACAAAAAAGATGCTCAAACGATAGCAGAATATGGAAAAGAACAAAAGCCAAGTTTATGGAAGCCACAAGATGAAACAATAATACACCTTAGGCAAATACATACTTCATTAGAATTATTAGAAAAGCAAATAAGACAGACTAAGAATCAGTTAGAAGCATTTCAGTCAAGTGGTATAATTTGCAAAGAAGTAAAGCATGAATTAAAGCAACAAATAAGAACATTAGAGAAAAGAAAACAACGATTAGAAGAAAAGATGAATGAGCTGTCAGAACAAGAGTATAGCGAAACTTTAGCAAGATTGGAGAGCATACCGGGTATAGGAAGAAAGACAGCAATAATGTTGACGGTAATAACTAATAATTTCAAGAATTTTGAGACAAGTAAGCAGTTAATAGCATATGTAGGTTTTAGTCCAAGAAAGTATGAAAGTGGAACGAGTGTAAGAGGTAAAGGTCATATTTGCAAAATGGGAAAAGCACAGATAAGGAAACTACTATATTTGTGTAGTTGGTCAGCCAAGAAGTGCAACAAAAGCTGTATAGAAATGTATAAGAGATTAAAAGAAAAAGGAAAGCCGGAGAGAGTAATAAAAATAGCTATAGCTAACAAACTAATAAAACAGGCATTTGCTATTGGAAAATATGAAAGAAATTATAATGAAAATTTTCAACCAAATACTTGTTTTTAA
- a CDS encoding adenine phosphoribosyltransferase has translation MTLEKKLKSIIRDVPNFPKEGIVFKDLTTVLLNPELTNEVVDALANAIEEKPDAITAIESRGFWFGTLIAQKLGVPFIPLRKKGKLPAETERIEYNLEYGSAVIEIHKGHIQKGWKVMIHDDLLATGGTAIAAAKLIEKEGGIVHSFNFLVNLSFLGASAVINKEYPKVPVSSIVTF, from the coding sequence ATGACCTTAGAAAAAAAATTAAAAAGCATAATCAGAGATGTTCCCAATTTCCCAAAAGAAGGAATAGTTTTTAAAGATTTAACTACCGTTTTATTAAATCCCGAGCTAACAAATGAAGTGGTAGATGCTTTAGCCAATGCTATAGAAGAAAAACCCGATGCTATTACGGCAATTGAAAGCCGAGGTTTTTGGTTTGGTACATTGATAGCTCAAAAGCTGGGTGTGCCGTTTATTCCTTTAAGAAAAAAAGGAAAGTTGCCTGCCGAAACTGAAAGAATAGAATATAATTTGGAATATGGCTCAGCAGTAATTGAAATACACAAAGGACATATACAAAAAGGCTGGAAAGTGATGATACACGATGACTTGTTAGCCACGGGCGGAACCGCCATAGCTGCTGCCAAGCTTATAGAAAAAGAAGGAGGCATAGTGCACTCCTTCAATTTCCTAGTAAACCTTAGTTTTTTGGGTGCATCTGCTGTTATTAACAAAGAATACCCAAAAGTACCTGTTAGTAGTATAGTTACGTTTTAG